Genomic window (Candidatus Auribacterota bacterium):
AGATACTGTCTTACCTAAAAGCCACTGAGAAAAAGATCGCACTGTCGTTAAACTTTGCGGATACTAAAATTCAGGTAAAGCGGGTTATATTGTAATTTCAGTGACTTCAGTGGTTCAAAACGAACTTTATGGTAGGGGGGGCAAGGATGAAGAATTTATTAAATACTGTTGCATTTGGAATAGCTCTCGCCGTGGCGTGCAGCTGCACGGGTACGAAGAAATCTGCCGAGCCACAGTTCGGTCAACGCGCCGGGGCAACAAAGGAGGGGGAAGTGAAAGCGAAGGCTGCGGATCGGAGTTCTCTCTCTCGGGATGAGCAAAACACGCTCCTCAAGATCGCGAGGGATACAATCGAGGAATATGTGAAGGAAAAGAAAACCCCTGACTTGAAGAACTATATCCTCACCGACCGGCTGATGGAAAAGCGCGGCGCGTTTGTCACCATCACCAATGCCACCCAATCGAGCCCGGTGTATCCGGAGGCGCTCAGGGGATGCATCGGAAACTTCATCTCATCGAGCCCGCTCGCCGAGACCGTCAGGGAGATGGCGGTGTCGGCGTGCAGCAGCGACCACCGGTTCCCGCCGGTCTCCGAAAAAGAGCTCGGGGACATAAAAATAGAGATCTCCGCCCTGTCACCGCTGATGCCCGTTGCAGACCCGCTCTCGATACAGAAAGGGGTCCACGGCATATATATTAGGGACAGACACGGATTTGACGGCGGGACATACCTGCCCCAGGTGTGGAGCGAGCATTTTCCCGACAGAGACGCCGAGTTTTTCTGGAACCATCTCTGCCAGTACAAGGCGGGGCTTCCCGCTGACGCCTGGCGGCATCCGGATCGGTACGAGGTGCTTGTGTACACCGCCGATGTGTTCGGAGAGTGATAAACAACAGAGACGGCGAATGGGCGAGCCGGCGAAACAGAGAAAAAGTGAAACAGCGAGACGGCGATAATATAACGGGAGATAATGACCACTATTAAGAGCTATAAGGAGCTCGATGTTTACCGCAGAACAATGGATGTCGCGATGGAGATATTCCAAATCACAAAGGCTTTTCCTTCGGAAGAAAATATTCCCTGGTAGATCAAATTAGGCGATCTTCGAGATCGACGTGCGCAAATATTGCGGAAGCGTGGCGCAAAAGGCGATATGTAGATGCATTCATCAATAAACTGAGCGATGCTGAGACAGAGGCGTGCGAATCACAGGTCTGGATTGAGTTCTGTAAGCGATGTGGTTACATCAACGAGCGTGATGCAACTCGATTGGATGACCAATATGACCATATAATGGCTCAATTAATAAAGATGATAGAGAATTCAGATAAGTGGACCATCAAAAAGAAAATCGATTAAGATTTATTATTGTCGCCGGTTCGCCAGCTCGTAGTGGACAAGTGTACTATCGTGAATAACGCATACTATCCCAAGAGGATAGAAAAGAAATGGCAGCGGCACTGGGCCGAGAGCGGCCTCTTCAATGCTCCTGATAATTCTAAGAAACCAAAGTACTACTGCCTCATGATGTTTCCGTACCCCTCAGCGGCACTCCACGTCGGCCATGGGAGGAACTACATCATCGGCGATGTCGTCGCTCGCTACAAGCTCATGCGCGGCTACAATGTGCTCACACCGATGGGGTGGGACGCGTTCGGGCTCCCCGCCGAGAACGCCGCGATCCAGGGCGGCCTGCCCCCGTGGGAGAGCACGATGCGCAACATCGCCACCATGAAGCGCCAGATGCGCGACTGGGGGGTATGTTACGACTGGACACGGGAAGTAACCTCCTGCACTCCGGACTACTATCGTTGGACACAGTGGATTTTCCTCAAACTGTACGAGAGGGGACTTGCGTACAGGAAATTGGCCTCGGTGAACTGGTGCCCCTCCTGCCCGACGGTTCTCGCAAACGAACAGGTGGTTGATGGGAAATGCTGGAGGTGTTCCAGCCCCGTCACCCAGAAGGAGCTGGAGCACTGGTTCTTCAAGATCACGGCGTACGCCCAGAGGCTCCTCGACGATCTGGATCAGCTCGATCACTGGCCTGAGCGGGTGAAGACGATGCAGCGGAACTGGATCGGCCGGAGCGAGGGCTGCGAGATTGACTTTCGCCTCGTCTCAACCGGCGAAACGGTCACCTGTTTTACCACGCGCCTCGACACGATATACGGAGCGACATACATGGTCCTCGCGCCGGAACACCCCATGGTCAAGAAGATCAGCCGGGGAAGCCCGCGCGGGAGGGAGATCGTGAAGTTCGCGGAGGAGGTGAGCAGGCAGGATCGTTTCATGCGCTCTGCCGATGATACGGAGAAGGTAGGCCTTTTCACCGGGGAGGAAGTGTTCAATCCATTTACCGGAGAGAAGATTCCGCTCTGGATATCGAACTATGTGCTCATGGAGTACGGCACGGGGGCGGTGATGGCTGTCCCCGCGCACGATCAGAGGGATTTTGAGTTCGCACGGAAGTATGAACTCCCGATCCGCCTGGTGATCCAGAGCCCGGAACGCAGCCTCGACGCGGGGGAACTCGATCGGGCGTACGAGGGGGACGGCATTCAGGTGAACTCAGGCGCGTTTGACGGTCTGCCGAACAGGGAAGCGATGGAAAAGATGGCCGATCTCATGGAGACGGAGGGGTTCGGCAGGCGAACGGTGCACTACCGCCTTCGCGACTGGCTCATCTCCAGACAGCGCTACTGGGGCGCACCGGTGCCGATTGTCTATTGTGATCCCTGCGGCATCGTGCCTGTTCCCGAACGAGAACTCCCAGTGGTGCTCCCCCAGGATGTCCACTTCAGCCCCACGGGCGAATCCCCGCTGGCGGGCTGTGCTTCCTTTGTGAACGCGAAGTGCCCGCGCTGCGGTGGGAAGGGGCGCCGGGAAACGGATACGATGGACACCTTCATAGACTCGAGCTGGTACTACCTGAGGTACATATCGCCGCGGGACAGCGCCCGGCCATTTGACCCGGCGCTTGTCAACCGATGGCTGCCGGTGGATCAATACATCGGCGGCGTCGAGCACGCCATACTCCATCTTATGTATTCACGCTTCATTACCAAGGCGCTGCAGGATATGGGATATGTGAGTTTCGCCGAGCCGTTCACAAACCTCTTCACGCAGGGCATGATCATCAAGGATGGAGCGAAGATGTCAAAGTCAAAGGGAAACACGGTGAGCCCGGATGCCCTGATCGAGAAGTATGGAGCTGACACTGTCCGCTTTTATACGCTCTTCATAGGACCACCGGAGAAGGATGCCGAGTGGCGCGATGAGAGCGTGGTCGGGGCGTACCGCTTCCTGCGCGGTTTCTGGGAGCTCTTTTTCTCCGTGCTCGACGAGGTCAGGGGCGCGGCGGGGAACGGGCAGGCATCGCCCTCGCCCGAGGCAGCAGCGTTGAGGCGGAGCACGCATAAGACCATTCAAAAGGTGACGTCCGACATAGAAGAGGATTTTCACTTCAATACCGCGCTGGCATCGTTGATGCAGCTCGAGAACATGGTGAGGGATTTCCTGCGCAGGCCGGAGGCGAGGAGCCGTGAGGAGACGGCAGCGCTCGGGGAGGCATTGAGAACAATGGTGGTGCTCCTCGGGCCGTTTGTGCCGCATATCGCTGAAGAACTCTGGGAGGCGCTCGGTGAGAAGGAAAGCATCTTCACGCACCGGTGGCCGAAGTGCATCCCGGAGCTGCTCGAGGAGCCGGAGCAGACAATCGTAGTGCAGGTGAACGGGAAGGTGCGTGGGAGGGTGACCGTCCCGGCGGGAACTGGAGAGGAAAAGGTCATCGAGCGCGCGCTCGCCCATGAGCGGGTGCGGGCGCATGTTGAGGGGAAGCGGATGGTGAAAACCGTCGTGGTCCCGGGGCGGCTGGTGAACATCGTGGTGGAATAGCGTGGGAGCCGCGGATTAATGAAACAATAGATGACACTGCTGTCCAAGATAAATGACTTTTCGGTGGACCCCCCTCAAATATAAGGGCTAAAACGGCGTTTTGGACGATTTTGCGCCTGGTTCATTTTGAGGTCTCAGAAAATGCTGTCCAAGAAATCAGTCCCAAAGATCGAGTTGTACCCCTCCAGGTTCAGCAATCGGCGTCTGGAAGGGTGCATTCAGCCACGCCCACAAATCCCGATAGGTCAACAGGTTGAACCGAAGCATTGCTGCCAGGTTCGACAGACTCCATCTCCAGGTCGCCTTCATCTGGAGGAACTTCAACAGCAGCATCGCGATCAATGCTGTCCAAATCTGCACCTTCACGGCGTTCTCGCTGGTCCCCACGAAGGTCTTGACCTTCAGGTACTGCTTCAGCGCCTTGAAAAAGATCTCGATCTGCCACCGTTCCTTGTAGATGGTGGCTACGGTGCTCGCTGCCAGGTGAAAGATGTTTGTCAGCAGCTCGATCTCCCGTTGATGCTCTTCATCCCAGACCACAATCCGCCGAAGCAGAAAAGGACATTTATCCTGTGCTCCCACCCCCGTCAGCCGGATTGTCTCATCCCGCAGGATGTTTCTCTTTTCCGACTCCCGATGCCGTCGCACCACCCTGTACCGGGCATTCTCCTTCATGCGGCTGACAAAGAGCACTCCCTCCCGCGTCCAGGCTGCAAACAGCCGGTAGTCGTTGTACGCCATGTCCATCGCCACAATCGTCCCCGGCTTAAAATGCAGGTTTCTCGCGGCATTTACCTCATGCGTCTTCCCCTCCGTGACCCATGCCCAGCACGGCAGATACCCTTGATGATCCAGAAGCAGGTGAAGCTTGATCGCCCCCTTTGTCCTTCTGAACTTCGCCCAGTCGAAGGCACTCAGACACAAATCAATAACCGTGGCATCCAGGCTGCGCAACGGGTTCTTGAACCGGAACTTCCGCTTTTGCCCGGCGGCAAGATCCCGGCATTGCGTCAGCAACTGATAAAACAGCGCCTCATATATCCGCCAGGTGCGATGCTCGTTCGCATAGGCAAGGGTCGACCGATGCGGCGCCTTCCTCAATCCCAGATGGACCACCTTCCCCAACGATGTCGCCAGTCCCCCGCATATCTCCCGCAGCGTGTGGGCCGCCCCCATCTGACAAAACAGCATCGCCACAAACTGATCCCAGCACGAAAACCCTTTCGCCCCTCGTTCCCCCTGATGCGCTCGAACAATCCGCTCAAAGTCATATCGGGGGATCAAAGACAACACTTGCGCAAAACAGCTTGCCACCCGTATCATGATGACGCCTCCTTGATGTGGTGTTGCGGTGCGCGTGCACCGCTCCGATGGTTGTGTGAGAACTCCATCTTACCTCATCATGGAGGCTTTTTATCTCAGGTTATTTGACTCCTATTTTGGACAAGAGTGGTATTATATTGTGAGAAAAATCAAGGGAAACGCGGCGAAATAGAACGAGTCAGCTATGGAGGGTACCAATCTGTAGGCGTTCGATTTATCGAACCCGGGCGCGATAAATCGCGCCCCTACGCCACAAGATATTTTACGTTTCCCTCATAATCAACCCATTCCCGAAACAGCATGAAACTGCTCTGTATATCACGGAAATATCCGCCCTCCGTCGGCGGGATGCAGCGGATGAACTATGAGGTCATCCGCAGGCTCGCCGCGGCGACGAATGCGATTGTGATCAAGTGGGGAGGGTCGCAGCTCTACCTCCTGTTCTTCATCTACTGGGCGCTCATTCGATCTCTTCTTCTTCTGCCGAAGAGGAAGAGGCCGGACGTCATATATCTTGGAGACGCATTACTCTCCCCCCTCGGTTTCACGCTCAAGAAAATCCTGCGCCGCCCCGTCGCCGTCACCGCCCACGGACGCGACCTCACATTCCGATTTCCCCTGTACCGTAGGAAGATCGGCTTTTCCCTGAGGAGGCTCGACCTGGTCATCGGCGTCAGCAGGCACACGACAGAGCTCTGCCGTGCCATGGGAGTTCCGCCGGAGAGATGCGTCACCATCAACAACGGGGTCAATCCGGAAGAGCATGTTCCCACGCCGGAGGACATCAGCGCCGCGAGGGAATGGCTCACGGCACGGGGAATTGAACCTGGCATACCCATCATCATGACGGTGGGGCGACTTGTGAAACGGAAGGGAATCGCGCGCTTTATCAGTGAGATATTTCCCCTCCTCACTGCCTCCTTCCCGAAACTCCTCTACATCGTTGTGGGAGAGGGCAAGGAGAGGAAATCGATCGAGAAGGCAATCACAGAGCACCGCTTCGGTGGCAACGTGATCCTTGCCGGTCGGCTCCCCAATCACCTTGTCAGAGGGCTGATGGGCGTTTCCAAAGTTTTCGTGATGCCCAACATAGCCGTGCCGGGCGACGTTGAAGGATTCGGCATCGCAGCACTTGAAGCGAGCTGTGCGGGGCTCCCCGTCATAGCCTCAGACCTTGAGGGCATCAGGGATGCGGTGACCGATGGAGAGAACGGGTTTCTCATCCCCCCTGGCAATCCCAGAAGATTCGCCGCTGCTATTGAGATGCTTCTAACAAATGAGCGAAAGAGGCAGGAGGCCGGGGAGCGCGCCAGGAAGTTTACCGCTGAGCACTATAGCTGGGACAAGGTGGCCAAGAACTATCTGGTGAAGCTAGAGAATATTACTAAAACTCGAAACACTAAACCATAAATCCCAAACAAACACAAAACACAAATTTTCAAAAAAGTTGTTTTGGTTTTGGATTTTGTATTTTGGATTTATTTAGAGTTTCGTGTTTCGAATTTCGGGTTTCATGGGTAGTGAACAACAGGTTAGCAGTGCAATATCTGTGTTCAACTCTGGTCCACATTTGACACTATCCTTGAAATGACTTGCGCCACTCCTCTTCCAGTGCCGCCATGTCGCGCGAGATCGTCTTGCTCAGCGCCTTGTCAATGCCATCACCCGCGTCGATGTTGTCGAGGATCCTCCTGACATTATAGACGCCGTAGCGGTCGGCAATGAACTTCACAACCGACAGGGCCTCGCAGTATGCCAGGCCGAGTTGCGCCGACGAGGTGTTTTTCAATACTGCCGACAATTCCTTGAGCGGAATAAATGTTCCCTTCTGCAGGGCCTCGCTGATCTGGGCCTCCTTATTTTTTTCCCAGGCCTCTGACTCATACTCCGCGATCCCTTCATTGAGCCAGAGCGGGCAGCGGTTGTGCGTCAGGAAGTGCACCGCGCCGTGGGCGTACTCGTGCATGAGCACGCGCCGCAGCATATCCCTGTCCCTGTCGGTGTCCAACCCGCCCACGGGCACCCGTATCTTCCCGTCGTAGACACCGCCGACATTTTTAGGCTTGTCGAGCAGGTCGCGGAACTGGCCCCCCGAGTAGATGACCACCGCTATTTTCTGGCGTGGATAAAAATTCAAATCAGAACCGACCTTCCCCCGCGCCTCTTCGAGCGCGTCGATCACCGCCCTCCCGACGCGATAGTCCTTCTTGCCGTCAAAGCTCACCGTGAAATTCACGTGGCTGTCCACGTCGAACTCTTTCTCCACGGAATACTCGCGCTCGATCTTCTGGAGCACCGACTGGACCTCCGTATCGGAGGGGATGAGTCTGGCCGCGATCCTGAGCTCGTCGAGCGCCTCCTTCATCTGCCCCTTCCAGTAGAGGATGAGCCCGCTCATCTTCCGCGCCAGGGCGTTGTCGGGGTCGCTGCTCAGGGCGCCCCTGAACTCGTCCAGAGCCTCTTCGCGGCGATTGTCCTTATAGAGCGCGATCCCGAGGTTGTTCCTCAACACCGCACTCCCGGGCTTGAGGCTCACCGCGGTTTCCAGGACTGAGACAGCCTCGTTGTATCGCCCGGCGCGTATGTGGACGTTGGCGACATCGTTGTATGCCGCCGCCAGGTTGTTTTTGAGCGCCTCGTCCCCAGCCCCTAGGCTGATCGCCTGATCAAGCCAGTGCACCGCATCCTGCAATTCACCCCGCACGATGAGCTCCTCGGCCTGCCTCAGGTATGCACTCGCAAGGTTCACGGCGATGGTGCCGCTCTTCGGGTCAATGCGCCTCGCGGCCTCAAGCTTGGCGACCGCCTTCTGGAGCTCACCCTTGTTGATACACTCCACTCCCTCATTGTTGAGGATGAGGGCGTCATTGCCCTGAGCGCGCCCGTCCACCACAAACATTGTGGTGAGCGCGAGAAAAATACCGGCACCCGCGCTGAGGAGAGCGAGTCTAGTCTTTCGAGTCATAGCTGTACTCCAGAATCTCTATTTTGAGGGCCCCGATCAGGTTCAATAGTTTCGCCTGCGAGAGGAGATCGCCGCTCGCGAATTTGATGTGCGTGGCGTCTGCCTGACTCTGGCCGAATGTCGGATCAACAGCAACCCATTTCCCCACGAACGCCTCCGCCCACTGGTGATAGTAGAAGCCGCCATCTTCCCCGCTGCAGATAATACCCGAGACCTCCCGCGCGGGGAGACCCGCAGCCCGTGCGAGCGCGACGTAGAGGACGGAGTGCTCGGTGCAATCCCCCCCGCGGCTTGCCAGGACATCGAGGGCGTTGGAGAACGAAGCGCTGAAACGCTTTGTGAGATTCTCATATACCCATTTCACGATCGCATCGCTCGCCTTGAGGGCGTCGCACTCATCGCCGACAATGGCGCGCGCCCGGGAGACAATCTCGGGGGCGTCGCTCTGGACAAATATGCTCGGATCGAGATCAGATGAAAAATCCGCTTTCTCAAGTGGGAGCTGCGGTATCTCTATATCAGAGAGATCCTCAATGTTCACGACGAGCAGCGCGTCGCCGCGTGGCTGAATGTCATATCGCTGCCTTTCGGATTGTATGAAAAGTGAGCGGTCTTTGACACCGCTCAACCGCGCCCTCATCTCCGTTACTTCCGAGGGATCTTCGATAGGTCTGTTCGGCGTGATCACCGTGGAGAGGATGATGTCGCTCCGGTAATCTATGTTCTTCGCTGTTTTTTCATCCTCCAGACGCATGATGAATCCGCCCCCGACCTCCGTCTGGAGCACTTCCCCATCTGATTGCAGCAGCGAGGTTGAGGTGACCCCCATCTCCTTGAGCGTCGTCTCAACCACGTAGGTCTCAGCGGGTACGCCCTGCATGATTTTCTCTTGGATCTCTTTAATACGGCTCACCGCCGTGATGGTTTTCTGGAGCGCGGGCTGGTACTGAGAGAAGCTGATCTCATCTCCAACCGTCGCCCCTTCCTTGACGAGGCGCTCTTCTGCGATGTAATCCTCGAAGCGCTCTCTAGGGATCTCCACGGTGGATGAGCGCTGCTTTCCCCCCACAATAGAGGTCACGTGCATTGTGCCATTCTTCATCCGGCCGATGAATTTCATCCTGCTCTCACCGGCATTCGTGTCACTGATAAAAAACGCGAGGCCCTCGCCGAGAACGTACGTTCGCTTCTCCGTGATGGTCATTTCCTGGGGGACGCCGAGCATTTTCACCTGTGCGTGAAAGGTGAACGCGACGGTGATAGCCGGCTTCCCCTCATAATGCTCCTGGCTGATCTCGCTCCTCGCGTAGCCTATCTTCTGCTCCTTGAAGTATACTCCATACCACCGTTCACCCAGATAATTTTTAACATTTTCCGCCGTAAGCGAAGGCTTGTAGACCGGCCTGCCGCCCGGGCGGGGCGGCGCGGCGCATCTCACGCCGGACAGGCATATGATTGCAAGGGCCGCGATAAAAGGCCTCGTAAATTTATTCATCTCATTTATTCCGGTTATTCCGTATATGATAAACTATTCAGCAGCGTATTACTCGCGAAAAATTGCATCGGCGTGATCATCGCCAACATACGCGCGCTCACCTCTCTATCTCCTTAACCAACCTCACTGCGAGACACCCATTGCCTGCTTTCCGGAGTAAAGCGTGACGGATAGAGATCAAGATAGCCAGCAACAGGAAGGGCGCTGAGGGGATGTGCGTGATATCTTTGAGGAAGACAATGTGTGAGAGGGTTACGCATTGTGTTTCCTCATTCTACCCCATGGATTCAGCCCGTTAAAAATAGCGCCCCATAATCCCACGACGAGAAACGCCAGCCCGCCCCAGCGCTGCCAGCGGGCTAACGCCCCACTATCCGGCTCGACGTAGTATCGGTCGGGCTTCCCCGGATTGTAGTGCACCGTTACGCGTTTCCCTGCGGGATATTTTGCGGCATACCGCTCGGCTCGCGACCTATTGCCGAACCTTTTGAGCGGAAGGACACTGATCCTGTTTCCCCGATACGGCATCCCCTGCACCTCATATGAAACAATTATCTTCGGGGCATATCGCCTCCCATGCCTTCCTCGCTCAGCTTTCACCCCTGAGTTGAGAACTATCCCCTCTGTCACAGGCCAATTCTCGGCTCGCCGGGAGGCATGATCAACCCATGTGGCAAGGAGCGAGATAGCAACACCAACAGCGAGCACATTGATGAAATAGGGACGGAAGCCGGTGTGGGCATCGATCACGTGGAGGCCGTGAAACTCGCCTTTCTGAAAAGGCTCTCCAGTATGATTCTCCACAGCGTATAGATAAAGAGCCGCTTTCCAAATAAAGCTCAATGTTCTGAAGCAAATGAGTAGAAATACAAGATACACACCGAGCACAATTCCGATATAGACGACGAACGGCTCACCATATCCATGCAGTTGCGCGAGCGGCATAATGGAGAAGACCATGAGCGGGAATATCAACGCGACCAACAAAGCTCCGACGGAGAACTGGCCGGTAAATGTTTCTCCCCATTTTTGCCGCACGATCTCAATAGAGCGCGCGATAACCTTCTTCGGCCCCCCTCCCTCAAATACAATCACGGGAAGCGCAAACAACGTCACGACATCCCATGTCAATCCACCCAACCACGCAAGCATCCTCTTCCTTTTCTTGAGGACGCTCATAACTACCGCTACAATCGCAACTACTGCCGACCATTTGAGGATGGACAGCATCCGTGCACGGGCCGCGTTCAGGCCGTCCGTGATAGTGGCCCTTCCAGTCTTTATACTGTCATAGGTGCAACGGATCAGCGCGGCCCCGAAGAATGCATCGG
Coding sequences:
- the amrA gene encoding AmmeMemoRadiSam system protein A, whose product is MKNLLNTVAFGIALAVACSCTGTKKSAEPQFGQRAGATKEGEVKAKAADRSSLSRDEQNTLLKIARDTIEEYVKEKKTPDLKNYILTDRLMEKRGAFVTITNATQSSPVYPEALRGCIGNFISSSPLAETVREMAVSACSSDHRFPPVSEKELGDIKIEISALSPLMPVADPLSIQKGVHGIYIRDRHGFDGGTYLPQVWSEHFPDRDAEFFWNHLCQYKAGLPADAWRHPDRYEVLVYTADVFGE
- a CDS encoding glycosyltransferase family 4 protein, which translates into the protein MKLLCISRKYPPSVGGMQRMNYEVIRRLAAATNAIVIKWGGSQLYLLFFIYWALIRSLLLLPKRKRPDVIYLGDALLSPLGFTLKKILRRPVAVTAHGRDLTFRFPLYRRKIGFSLRRLDLVIGVSRHTTELCRAMGVPPERCVTINNGVNPEEHVPTPEDISAAREWLTARGIEPGIPIIMTVGRLVKRKGIARFISEIFPLLTASFPKLLYIVVGEGKERKSIEKAITEHRFGGNVILAGRLPNHLVRGLMGVSKVFVMPNIAVPGDVEGFGIAALEASCAGLPVIASDLEGIRDAVTDGENGFLIPPGNPRRFAAAIEMLLTNERKRQEAGERARKFTAEHYSWDKVAKNYLVKLENITKTRNTKP
- a CDS encoding transglutaminase-like domain-containing protein is translated as MNKFTRPFIAALAIICLSGVRCAAPPRPGGRPVYKPSLTAENVKNYLGERWYGVYFKEQKIGYARSEISQEHYEGKPAITVAFTFHAQVKMLGVPQEMTITEKRTYVLGEGLAFFISDTNAGESRMKFIGRMKNGTMHVTSIVGGKQRSSTVEIPRERFEDYIAEERLVKEGATVGDEISFSQYQPALQKTITAVSRIKEIQEKIMQGVPAETYVVETTLKEMGVTSTSLLQSDGEVLQTEVGGGFIMRLEDEKTAKNIDYRSDIILSTVITPNRPIEDPSEVTEMRARLSGVKDRSLFIQSERQRYDIQPRGDALLVVNIEDLSDIEIPQLPLEKADFSSDLDPSIFVQSDAPEIVSRARAIVGDECDALKASDAIVKWVYENLTKRFSASFSNALDVLASRGGDCTEHSVLYVALARAAGLPAREVSGIICSGEDGGFYYHQWAEAFVGKWVAVDPTFGQSQADATHIKFASGDLLSQAKLLNLIGALKIEILEYSYDSKD
- a CDS encoding DUF6159 family protein, which codes for MELIRSNGYERGPSPRKGRISRGLAIFYKSYALLLAHKKLIVFPLLSLFFSLLFIAGFLFSIISLFLCIKGNGQLLPFLDSLKCSAASMSGCYVVGLFIFCFGLFFTDAFFGAALIRCTYDSIKTGRATITDGLNAARARMLSILKWSAVVAIVAVVMSVLKKRKRMLAWLGGLTWDVVTLFALPVIVFEGGGPKKVIARSIEIVRQKWGETFTGQFSVGALLVALIFPLMVFSIMPLAQLHGYGEPFVVYIGIVLGVYLVFLLICFRTLSFIWKAALYLYAVENHTGEPFQKGEFHGLHVIDAHTGFRPYFINVLAVGVAISLLATWVDHASRRAENWPVTEGIVLNSGVKAERGRHGRRYAPKIIVSYEVQGMPYRGNRISVLPLKRFGNRSRAERYAAKYPAGKRVTVHYNPGKPDRYYVEPDSGALARWQRWGGLAFLVVGLWGAIFNGLNPWGRMRKHNA
- the leuS gene encoding leucine--tRNA ligase — encoded protein: MNNAYYPKRIEKKWQRHWAESGLFNAPDNSKKPKYYCLMMFPYPSAALHVGHGRNYIIGDVVARYKLMRGYNVLTPMGWDAFGLPAENAAIQGGLPPWESTMRNIATMKRQMRDWGVCYDWTREVTSCTPDYYRWTQWIFLKLYERGLAYRKLASVNWCPSCPTVLANEQVVDGKCWRCSSPVTQKELEHWFFKITAYAQRLLDDLDQLDHWPERVKTMQRNWIGRSEGCEIDFRLVSTGETVTCFTTRLDTIYGATYMVLAPEHPMVKKISRGSPRGREIVKFAEEVSRQDRFMRSADDTEKVGLFTGEEVFNPFTGEKIPLWISNYVLMEYGTGAVMAVPAHDQRDFEFARKYELPIRLVIQSPERSLDAGELDRAYEGDGIQVNSGAFDGLPNREAMEKMADLMETEGFGRRTVHYRLRDWLISRQRYWGAPVPIVYCDPCGIVPVPERELPVVLPQDVHFSPTGESPLAGCASFVNAKCPRCGGKGRRETDTMDTFIDSSWYYLRYISPRDSARPFDPALVNRWLPVDQYIGGVEHAILHLMYSRFITKALQDMGYVSFAEPFTNLFTQGMIIKDGAKMSKSKGNTVSPDALIEKYGADTVRFYTLFIGPPEKDAEWRDESVVGAYRFLRGFWELFFSVLDEVRGAAGNGQASPSPEAAALRRSTHKTIQKVTSDIEEDFHFNTALASLMQLENMVRDFLRRPEARSREETAALGEALRTMVVLLGPFVPHIAEELWEALGEKESIFTHRWPKCIPELLEEPEQTIVVQVNGKVRGRVTVPAGTGEEKVIERALAHERVRAHVEGKRMVKTVVVPGRLVNIVVE
- a CDS encoding tetratricopeptide repeat protein → MTRKTRLALLSAGAGIFLALTTMFVVDGRAQGNDALILNNEGVECINKGELQKAVAKLEAARRIDPKSGTIAVNLASAYLRQAEELIVRGELQDAVHWLDQAISLGAGDEALKNNLAAAYNDVANVHIRAGRYNEAVSVLETAVSLKPGSAVLRNNLGIALYKDNRREEALDEFRGALSSDPDNALARKMSGLILYWKGQMKEALDELRIAARLIPSDTEVQSVLQKIEREYSVEKEFDVDSHVNFTVSFDGKKDYRVGRAVIDALEEARGKVGSDLNFYPRQKIAVVIYSGGQFRDLLDKPKNVGGVYDGKIRVPVGGLDTDRDRDMLRRVLMHEYAHGAVHFLTHNRCPLWLNEGIAEYESEAWEKNKEAQISEALQKGTFIPLKELSAVLKNTSSAQLGLAYCEALSVVKFIADRYGVYNVRRILDNIDAGDGIDKALSKTISRDMAALEEEWRKSFQG
- a CDS encoding IS4 family transposase, with amino-acid sequence MIRVASCFAQVLSLIPRYDFERIVRAHQGERGAKGFSCWDQFVAMLFCQMGAAHTLREICGGLATSLGKVVHLGLRKAPHRSTLAYANEHRTWRIYEALFYQLLTQCRDLAAGQKRKFRFKNPLRSLDATVIDLCLSAFDWAKFRRTKGAIKLHLLLDHQGYLPCWAWVTEGKTHEVNAARNLHFKPGTIVAMDMAYNDYRLFAAWTREGVLFVSRMKENARYRVVRRHRESEKRNILRDETIRLTGVGAQDKCPFLLRRIVVWDEEHQREIELLTNIFHLAASTVATIYKERWQIEIFFKALKQYLKVKTFVGTSENAVKVQIWTALIAMLLLKFLQMKATWRWSLSNLAAMLRFNLLTYRDLWAWLNAPFQTPIAEPGGVQLDLWD